The following coding sequences lie in one Polynucleobacter sp. HIN7 genomic window:
- a CDS encoding TatD family hydrolase, producing MFIDSHCHLDFPEYQDRLPEVLGNMMRANVSHALCISVDIPDFPKVKQLAHTYPNLFASVGVHPDYEETPEPTLEFLVEEAKDDKVIAIGETGLDYYRMGDRSYDSMEWQRERFRTHIRAALFAKKPLIIHTRSASEDTLRIMREEGADAIGGVMHCFTESYEVAKAAIELGFYISFSGIVTFKNAKDLQATCKALPLDRLLIETDSPYLAPVPHRGQTNEPAWVAHVASYIAQLRGEPVERIAKQTTDNFFQCFQLNRSYS from the coding sequence ATGTTTATTGATTCGCACTGTCATCTCGACTTCCCAGAATACCAAGATCGCCTTCCCGAGGTTTTGGGGAATATGATGCGCGCCAATGTGAGTCATGCGCTTTGCATCTCCGTAGACATTCCAGATTTTCCCAAGGTGAAGCAACTCGCCCACACTTATCCAAATTTATTTGCTTCGGTTGGCGTTCACCCGGATTACGAGGAAACCCCCGAGCCAACGCTTGAGTTTTTAGTTGAGGAAGCCAAAGACGATAAAGTCATTGCGATTGGTGAGACCGGGCTTGATTACTACCGAATGGGTGATCGATCCTATGACTCAATGGAGTGGCAGCGCGAACGCTTTCGGACTCATATTCGCGCTGCCTTATTTGCCAAAAAGCCTTTGATTATCCATACGCGTTCGGCCTCAGAAGATACCTTGCGAATCATGCGAGAGGAGGGCGCTGATGCGATTGGTGGTGTGATGCATTGCTTCACAGAGTCTTATGAAGTGGCCAAGGCAGCAATTGAACTTGGTTTTTATATCTCGTTTTCTGGAATCGTGACCTTCAAGAATGCCAAGGATCTTCAGGCAACCTGTAAGGCCTTGCCTTTAGACCGATTGCTCATTGAGACCGATTCACCCTATTTGGCTCCCGTACCGCACCGCGGCCAAACCAATGAGCCTGCCTGGGTAGCGCATGTGGCGAGCTATATTGCTCAATTGCGTGGTGAACCAGTTGAACGTATTGCCAAGCAAACTACAGATAATTTTTTTCAATGTTTTCAATTAAATAGAAGTTATTCATGA
- a CDS encoding DNA polymerase III subunit delta', with the protein MPIENIHHESVKLLPWFDALGKAFNLEATPQAILFHGQPGIGKFDFARWLSKALLCEADLFSTGHKPCNSCEACRWFDTGNHPDFIALLPQSLKGRLVQAELEGSPKIDPAASENQDDSDGKKESAFIKIDEVRGALGGINIGSHRGGKRIILIYPLESLREDASNTLLKSLEEPNPDTIFILVSDRIDRVLPTIRSRCQLIALPKPSRELALDWLQSELKLLLTDTVRTEELEATIDEHAGAPLSAKDQILVRHLGDDKDGIGLAIHATRVLLEALSKGPQIAYLECAEKVQKAPYSALLMCMQRWLFDLQLSRQLGEVRYYRRHAQLIGQLASQLQLAKAQRLWSTLTLARRHENHPLSTRVQMESMLLQYQQLFAD; encoded by the coding sequence ATGCCAATAGAAAATATTCATCATGAATCAGTGAAGCTATTGCCATGGTTTGATGCGCTTGGTAAAGCATTCAATTTGGAGGCAACCCCCCAGGCAATTTTGTTTCATGGGCAGCCGGGCATCGGTAAATTTGATTTTGCCCGCTGGCTTTCTAAGGCACTGCTGTGTGAGGCTGATTTGTTCTCAACAGGGCATAAGCCTTGCAATTCTTGCGAGGCATGCCGTTGGTTTGATACTGGAAATCATCCAGACTTTATTGCTTTACTACCGCAAAGCTTAAAAGGGCGCTTGGTCCAAGCTGAACTGGAAGGAAGCCCAAAAATCGACCCTGCAGCCTCTGAGAACCAAGACGATAGCGATGGAAAGAAAGAGAGTGCTTTCATCAAAATTGATGAGGTGAGAGGGGCGCTTGGGGGCATCAATATTGGTTCGCACCGGGGTGGCAAACGCATCATTTTGATTTATCCCTTAGAAAGTTTGCGAGAGGATGCATCCAACACCTTGCTCAAATCATTGGAGGAGCCCAATCCCGACACAATTTTTATTCTGGTGAGCGACCGCATTGATCGAGTGCTACCAACCATACGGTCACGTTGCCAACTGATTGCCTTACCAAAACCAAGTCGGGAGCTGGCGCTTGATTGGTTGCAATCTGAGCTGAAATTATTACTAACGGATACGGTTCGAACCGAGGAACTGGAAGCTACGATCGATGAGCATGCGGGTGCACCGCTAAGCGCAAAGGATCAGATTTTGGTAAGGCATCTCGGCGATGATAAGGATGGCATTGGTCTTGCCATCCATGCCACGAGAGTGTTGTTAGAGGCTTTAAGCAAAGGGCCTCAGATTGCTTACTTGGAATGCGCAGAGAAGGTTCAAAAAGCCCCGTATTCCGCTTTATTAATGTGTATGCAACGCTGGCTGTTTGATTTGCAATTATCTCGCCAGTTAGGGGAGGTGCGCTACTACCGCCGGCATGCCCAACTCATCGGGCAACTAGCGTCCCAACTGCAATTGGCAAAAGCTCAGCGATTGTGGTCAACCCTAACGCTCGCTCGTCGTCACGAGAATCACCCCTTGTCCACACGGGTTCAAATGGAATCGATGCTCTTGCAATATCAACAGCTCTTTGCAGACTAA
- the tmk gene encoding dTMP kinase: MDINRPGFFISFEGIDGAGKSTHLEAFAKHLGQRYPNHEVVLTREPGGTPLGEKLRQLLLQEPMHIETEALLMFAARREHLAQVIEPALQAGKIVISDRFTDASFAYQGGGRGLSLDTLNTLETLVQGRGAELIQPDLTLLFDLPGEIAEQRRSKARTPDKFERLDLHFFENVRNEYLRRAKADPGRFMVIDARQSQELIWKHLSEIQLNY, translated from the coding sequence ATGGATATCAATCGTCCCGGTTTTTTTATTAGCTTCGAGGGCATCGATGGTGCTGGGAAGAGTACTCACCTTGAAGCCTTTGCCAAGCATTTAGGGCAGCGCTATCCCAATCATGAGGTTGTGCTTACTCGTGAGCCAGGCGGCACCCCTTTGGGTGAAAAACTAAGGCAACTTTTATTGCAAGAGCCGATGCATATTGAGACTGAAGCCTTGCTCATGTTTGCCGCTAGACGTGAGCACCTAGCTCAGGTTATTGAGCCCGCCTTACAGGCTGGCAAGATTGTGATCTCGGACCGGTTTACCGATGCCAGCTTTGCGTATCAGGGGGGTGGAAGGGGTTTAAGTCTCGATACCTTAAATACACTTGAGACTCTGGTGCAGGGGAGGGGGGCTGAATTGATACAGCCGGACCTCACGCTCTTATTTGACCTACCTGGCGAGATTGCGGAGCAGCGTCGCTCGAAGGCGAGAACCCCCGATAAGTTTGAACGCTTGGATCTGCATTTTTTTGAGAACGTTCGCAATGAGTACTTGCGACGTGCTAAGGCCGATCCCGGCCGCTTTATGGTGATTGATGCACGGCAATCGCAAGAGCTGATCTGGAAGCATTTATCAGAAATTCAGTTGAATTACTGA
- the mltG gene encoding endolytic transglycosylase MltG, which yields MALSKRLVGLGFLSLIGITCLYYLALFTWGVVPPKSALSSQAKVEDAAVRFKVLPKSGVSKIASQLQDQGIRVPALVFQIGARSLGVASSLKPGTYEFPANASLGSILLQMARGDRVREVVKLIPGMTIWQVRAAIDAHPALTHQTNSLSDAQLAKLLGLTQPSAEGWLFPDTYVFDPDDLDSSIYQRAYVGMQKQLANAWDLYLQGQPNDQVLKSPYQLLILASIIEKETGQASERGLISGVFHNRLRKGMMLQTDPTVIYGIGPRFDGNIRKTDLRRDTPYNTYMRYGLPPTPIAIPSKESLIAAAQPAPTNALYFVAKGNGSSHFSPSLKEHEAAVDRYQRLPAQSSTKSVK from the coding sequence ATGGCTCTGAGTAAACGATTAGTGGGTCTTGGGTTTCTATCGCTCATCGGTATTACCTGCCTGTATTACCTTGCTTTATTCACATGGGGGGTGGTGCCACCCAAATCTGCTTTGTCCAGCCAGGCCAAGGTAGAAGATGCTGCCGTGCGGTTTAAGGTGTTACCGAAATCCGGGGTCTCAAAGATCGCAAGCCAGCTGCAAGACCAGGGAATTAGGGTTCCTGCTTTGGTTTTCCAAATCGGCGCTCGATCCCTTGGAGTCGCTTCATCATTAAAGCCCGGCACTTATGAGTTTCCGGCCAATGCGAGCTTGGGCAGCATACTGCTGCAAATGGCTCGGGGCGATCGAGTTCGGGAGGTTGTGAAGCTTATTCCTGGCATGACCATATGGCAGGTTCGGGCAGCAATTGATGCGCACCCAGCACTAACTCATCAAACGAATTCGCTCAGTGATGCTCAGCTCGCTAAGCTCTTAGGGCTAACGCAGCCGAGTGCAGAAGGGTGGTTATTTCCAGACACCTATGTATTTGATCCCGATGATTTAGATTCGAGTATTTATCAACGTGCTTATGTGGGTATGCAAAAGCAATTAGCGAATGCATGGGATCTTTATCTGCAAGGCCAGCCTAATGATCAGGTCTTAAAGAGCCCATATCAATTACTGATCCTTGCCTCGATTATTGAGAAGGAAACCGGCCAAGCGTCTGAGCGTGGATTAATTTCTGGGGTATTTCATAATCGGCTCAGAAAGGGCATGATGTTGCAAACCGATCCAACGGTCATCTATGGAATCGGCCCACGATTTGATGGCAATATCCGAAAAACCGATTTACGCCGCGATACTCCCTACAATACCTATATGCGCTATGGCTTACCTCCAACCCCGATTGCAATACCCTCCAAAGAATCGCTAATTGCCGCTGCGCAACCCGCTCCCACCAATGCACTGTATTTTGTTGCCAAGGGCAATGGCAGTAGTCATTTTTCTCCATCCTTGAAAGAGCATGAGGCTGCGGTTGATCGCTATCAGCGCTTGCCTGCCCAATCGTCGACCAAGTCGGTAAAGTAA
- the ygfZ gene encoding CAF17-like 4Fe-4S cluster assembly/insertion protein YgfZ: MNPPTICRLPDWGLILVEGPDASSFLQGQLTNSVLGLTTTPTGGVAHGSSAVRLTGYCTAKGRLLASAWISLHSSQTATQYALFVSRDLASAFAKRLSMFVLRSKVTIRDASDDWLVYGSLETIEGLLPRLPADAIALAMQSPGDTNPTKRIVFASQMTVDAQLNSSEWNAAEVASGIPRIVAATQDQFVPQMVNLESVGGVDFKKGCYPGQEVVARSQYRGAIKRRLYLAKAQIPSESCLPATEIFHEEDPGQPAGMVVLSAPNSNNPDWIDLQIECKSELAQSGKLHLGDASGPSLELGKLPYSLVEI; this comes from the coding sequence ATGAACCCACCCACCATTTGCCGCTTACCAGACTGGGGCCTGATTCTGGTTGAGGGACCCGATGCAAGTTCATTTTTACAAGGTCAGTTAACGAATTCAGTGCTCGGGTTAACCACCACCCCCACCGGAGGAGTTGCTCATGGAAGTTCAGCCGTCCGATTGACTGGATATTGCACTGCCAAGGGTCGCTTACTCGCCTCTGCATGGATTAGTTTGCATTCATCCCAAACAGCAACACAATATGCATTATTTGTCTCGCGTGATCTTGCGTCGGCTTTTGCAAAACGACTGAGCATGTTCGTTTTGCGTTCCAAAGTTACGATTCGTGACGCAAGTGATGATTGGCTCGTATATGGCTCTCTTGAGACTATTGAGGGGCTTCTCCCTCGCCTTCCAGCCGATGCAATTGCCTTAGCGATGCAATCCCCCGGTGACACAAATCCTACAAAGCGGATTGTGTTTGCATCCCAAATGACAGTCGACGCCCAACTCAATTCAAGCGAGTGGAATGCAGCAGAAGTAGCCAGTGGCATTCCCCGAATTGTGGCGGCTACGCAGGACCAATTTGTTCCTCAAATGGTGAACCTGGAATCCGTGGGTGGGGTCGATTTCAAGAAAGGGTGCTACCCAGGCCAAGAAGTCGTTGCTCGCAGCCAATATCGAGGGGCGATTAAGCGTCGCCTCTATTTGGCTAAAGCACAAATTCCTTCTGAGTCCTGCCTGCCAGCAACCGAGATTTTTCATGAAGAGGATCCAGGCCAGCCGGCCGGAATGGTCGTGCTCTCAGCGCCTAATTCGAATAACCCTGATTGGATAGATCTTCAAATTGAATGCAAATCAGAACTTGCGCAAAGCGGCAAACTTCACCTTGGTGACGCTAGCGGCCCCAGTCTGGAGCTTGGAAAACTACCCTATTCCCTAGTTGAGATTTAA
- a CDS encoding NRDE family protein: MCLILFAWKSHPKYPLVVAANRDEFYERNTTGIAWWPEHPDVLAGRDHADVIGSPGTWLGLNRQGRFSALTNVRSPSEKKPDARTRGELPFLYLTNPDKPSHFIEKHSKRFDQYNGFNLLMADLSDPSDAQMHWVSNRVVMGKSVRPRKTFPSQPLAPGVYGLSNAMLDTPWPKVNHRIAAFAQTLAMDAGGLKNADAYLHVLADDHQAPERELPSTGVSLEWEKALSSAFIRTEHYGTRSSTVLRVRNDGNYEMVERRFDAKGVIAHDVITGNLIGSAWANYSV, encoded by the coding sequence ATGTGCCTCATTTTATTTGCCTGGAAATCGCACCCAAAATACCCATTGGTGGTAGCTGCCAATCGGGATGAGTTCTACGAGCGCAATACCACTGGCATTGCTTGGTGGCCTGAGCATCCAGATGTATTGGCCGGTCGAGATCATGCTGATGTGATTGGTAGTCCAGGCACCTGGTTAGGGCTCAATCGGCAGGGGCGTTTTTCTGCACTTACGAACGTGCGCTCACCCAGTGAGAAAAAACCCGATGCGAGAACCCGAGGTGAGCTACCCTTTTTATATCTTACGAACCCAGATAAACCCAGCCACTTTATTGAGAAGCACAGCAAGCGCTTTGATCAGTACAACGGTTTTAATCTATTGATGGCTGATCTGAGTGATCCGAGCGATGCTCAAATGCACTGGGTGAGCAATCGCGTGGTGATGGGTAAATCCGTGCGCCCCCGCAAAACATTTCCAAGTCAGCCACTAGCTCCAGGCGTCTATGGGCTATCGAATGCCATGCTCGATACTCCATGGCCCAAAGTGAATCACCGGATTGCTGCGTTTGCTCAAACTCTAGCCATGGATGCTGGCGGCTTAAAAAATGCCGATGCCTATCTCCACGTATTAGCCGATGACCATCAGGCACCTGAACGTGAACTTCCAAGCACCGGTGTTAGTTTGGAATGGGAAAAAGCGCTTTCTTCGGCTTTTATTCGGACCGAACATTACGGCACGCGTTCAAGCACAGTATTGCGAGTTCGTAACGACGGCAACTATGAGATGGTGGAGCGACGCTTTGATGCCAAGGGCGTGATTGCGCACGATGTAATTACCGGAAATTTAATTGGCTCCGCTTGGGCCAATTACTCGGTGTAG
- a CDS encoding protein adenylyltransferase SelO, whose protein sequence is MGQLLGVAMAFPLQGDNTCQSIAPTPIPEPYWVGFSSLLGQELGIALNESGLPADLLWLDVLSGNTLATKEHAFSNPIATAYSGHQFGVWAGQLGDGRAILLGDIGPYEIQLKGSGITRYSRMGDGRAVLRSSIREFLASEAMHALGVPTSRALAVTGSKKPVMRETLETAAVCTRLAPSFLRVGHFEHYAAARQTEHLQQLAEYLLDSHYQECRDGDDPYLSLFSAISRRTAELVAHWQSLGFCHGVLNSDNISVLGLTIDYGPFGMMDRFQMDHICNHSDSQGRYAYHRQPQTMHWNMACLAGGILPLLEKRYSTEEAQQKLQTALEQFPNQYREAWLRRFRAKLGLMNEHANDFALIENLLELMHQNRVDFTNTFRLFAQVQSHADDQTNPLRDQFIDRQGFDLWMQSYLDRLKLERLSDFDRQSAILNTNPKFILRNYLAQRAIELAQQDDFSEVQKLLKILENPFAEQAEHEAYATPPPKELEDVVLSCSS, encoded by the coding sequence TTGGGCCAATTACTCGGTGTAGCAATGGCTTTTCCCTTACAGGGTGACAATACCTGTCAATCAATTGCACCCACACCCATACCAGAGCCCTATTGGGTCGGATTCTCATCTTTACTCGGACAAGAGCTCGGTATTGCCCTTAATGAATCTGGTCTTCCTGCCGACCTACTTTGGTTGGATGTCTTAAGTGGTAATACATTAGCTACCAAAGAACATGCTTTTTCTAACCCAATCGCCACAGCATATAGCGGTCACCAATTTGGTGTCTGGGCTGGGCAACTGGGTGATGGTCGCGCCATTCTCTTGGGCGACATTGGTCCCTATGAGATTCAATTAAAAGGCTCCGGAATCACCCGCTATTCGCGTATGGGAGATGGTAGAGCTGTTTTGCGTTCATCCATTCGTGAGTTTTTGGCTAGTGAGGCCATGCATGCTCTTGGCGTACCAACTAGTCGAGCTTTAGCGGTGACGGGATCCAAAAAACCAGTCATGCGAGAGACCCTTGAAACTGCAGCGGTCTGTACGCGCTTAGCCCCCAGCTTTCTGCGCGTAGGTCATTTTGAGCACTATGCGGCTGCGCGCCAAACCGAGCATCTCCAGCAATTGGCCGAGTATCTTCTCGATAGCCATTACCAAGAGTGCAGAGATGGTGATGATCCTTATCTTTCATTATTCTCAGCGATTAGTCGTCGTACTGCTGAGCTTGTGGCACATTGGCAATCCTTGGGCTTTTGCCATGGGGTTCTCAATAGTGACAACATTAGTGTTTTAGGTCTTACCATCGATTACGGCCCCTTTGGAATGATGGATCGCTTTCAAATGGATCACATCTGCAACCACAGTGATTCGCAAGGAAGGTATGCCTATCATCGCCAACCACAAACCATGCATTGGAATATGGCGTGCTTGGCAGGCGGCATATTGCCTTTATTAGAGAAGAGGTATTCAACCGAAGAGGCCCAGCAGAAATTACAAACTGCGCTCGAGCAATTTCCGAATCAATACCGTGAGGCTTGGTTACGGCGCTTTCGTGCAAAGCTGGGTTTAATGAATGAGCACGCCAATGATTTCGCATTAATTGAGAACTTACTGGAATTAATGCATCAGAATCGAGTGGATTTCACAAACACATTCCGTCTTTTTGCTCAGGTTCAATCGCATGCCGATGATCAAACCAATCCATTACGCGATCAGTTCATTGACCGCCAAGGGTTCGATCTATGGATGCAATCCTACTTGGATCGACTAAAACTTGAACGGCTGTCTGATTTTGATCGACAGAGTGCCATTCTCAATACCAATCCAAAATTTATTTTACGCAATTACTTGGCACAGCGCGCCATCGAACTCGCCCAGCAGGATGATTTTTCTGAAGTCCAAAAACTTCTCAAGATCCTCGAAAATCCGTTTGCAGAGCAAGCTGAACATGAGGCTTACGCTACCCCTCCCCCCAAAGAGCTCGAGGATGTTGTCCTTAGCTGCTCCTCTTAA
- the msrB gene encoding peptide-methionine (R)-S-oxide reductase MsrB has protein sequence MTKSDEQYRQELSEIEYRVTRQAATEPPFSGRYWDHWENGLYRCVCCGTPLFVSSTKFDAGCGWPSYHSPANPQVISEHRDLTHGMIRTEVRCSNCDAHLGHVFEDGPEPTGLRYCINSASLRFEPSQNATLKQSS, from the coding sequence ATGACTAAAAGTGATGAGCAATACCGTCAAGAGCTATCGGAGATTGAGTATCGGGTAACGCGCCAAGCGGCGACCGAACCACCCTTCTCAGGTCGGTACTGGGATCATTGGGAAAATGGTCTCTACCGTTGTGTCTGCTGTGGCACGCCATTATTTGTATCAAGCACCAAATTTGATGCCGGATGCGGTTGGCCAAGTTATCACAGCCCCGCCAATCCTCAGGTTATTAGCGAACATCGTGATTTGACGCATGGCATGATCCGAACCGAGGTCCGTTGCTCAAACTGCGATGCCCATCTTGGACACGTCTTTGAAGACGGTCCAGAGCCTACTGGACTGCGCTATTGCATTAATTCTGCGTCATTGCGCTTTGAGCCAAGTCAAAACGCCACCCTCAAGCAATCCTCATGA
- a CDS encoding septation protein A: MKKFLFDLFPVILFFAAFKLADIYVATIVAIIATIAQIVWLYLRRQKIEGMQWASLVLIVVFGGLTILLKDKTFIQWKPTVLYWLFAAVLFFSAQFFKKNWIESLMGKQVTLKPGSPRSVWIKLNHAWAAFFFFMGVLNLYVAYTFSEDVWVNFKLFGGIGLLILFIIAQGLWLSRHMETDEA; this comes from the coding sequence ATGAAAAAATTTCTCTTTGACCTATTCCCGGTCATCCTCTTTTTTGCTGCATTCAAGCTTGCCGATATCTATGTAGCAACCATCGTGGCGATCATTGCAACTATTGCCCAAATTGTGTGGCTTTATCTGCGTCGGCAAAAAATTGAGGGCATGCAGTGGGCGAGCTTAGTGCTCATTGTTGTCTTTGGTGGTCTCACCATACTGTTAAAAGATAAAACCTTTATCCAGTGGAAGCCCACCGTCTTATATTGGTTATTTGCAGCAGTGCTCTTCTTTAGCGCCCAGTTCTTTAAGAAAAATTGGATTGAGAGCCTCATGGGAAAGCAAGTGACCTTGAAACCCGGTAGTCCACGCTCAGTCTGGATTAAGCTCAATCATGCCTGGGCGGCATTTTTCTTCTTCATGGGTGTTCTGAACCTTTATGTGGCCTATACCTTTTCTGAGGATGTGTGGGTGAACTTCAAACTCTTTGGTGGCATTGGTTTGCTTATTCTCTTCATCATTGCCCAAGGACTGTGGTTAAGTCGTCATATGGAGACGGATGAAGCATGA
- a CDS encoding BolA family protein translates to MMTNQERIAAFQSSLQKQLQPSHLVIEDESHLHAGHAGAAGGAGHFRIKITAQAFMGLNSVARHRLVYGALKGFMPHEIHALAIHALAPNES, encoded by the coding sequence ATGATGACCAATCAAGAGCGTATTGCCGCATTTCAGTCTAGTTTGCAAAAGCAACTCCAGCCATCTCATCTAGTCATTGAAGACGAGAGTCATTTGCATGCTGGTCATGCGGGTGCTGCTGGGGGCGCAGGTCACTTTCGGATCAAAATTACAGCGCAGGCATTTATGGGTCTTAACAGCGTGGCACGTCACCGCTTAGTATATGGTGCATTGAAAGGGTTCATGCCGCACGAGATCCACGCACTGGCCATCCATGCACTTGCACCAAATGAGTCATAA
- a CDS encoding peptidylprolyl isomerase gives MRLTKKIIFACSIGFISTAVMAQNAAIVNGKPIPKAQLDRLIKNSGQSASDPKIREQGRELLITRELIIQESDKRGVSQKDDVKDQIEQARLGVLVAALFDDYIDKGGVTEEDYKTAYDSIKSQFGGKEYKVRHILVEKEADAKALIAKIKAGAKFGDLAKANSKDPGSAPEGGELGWVSDKALVPEFSKAMISLQKGQMTDKPVKSQFGWHIIQLEDVRDVKIPPMAEIKEQLKTMLMQDQAWQKAKFSEMMKKIRERARIE, from the coding sequence ATGCGTCTGACCAAAAAAATCATCTTCGCCTGCTCTATCGGCTTCATAAGTACCGCAGTAATGGCTCAAAATGCAGCGATTGTGAACGGCAAGCCCATTCCCAAGGCGCAACTTGATCGCCTCATTAAAAATTCAGGGCAATCTGCAAGCGATCCAAAAATTCGTGAGCAAGGCCGTGAACTTCTCATTACCCGTGAACTGATTATTCAAGAATCGGATAAACGTGGTGTTAGTCAAAAGGATGATGTCAAAGATCAAATTGAGCAGGCTCGCTTAGGAGTATTAGTAGCAGCCCTGTTTGATGATTACATTGATAAAGGCGGCGTTACCGAAGAAGATTACAAAACAGCATACGACTCCATTAAGAGTCAATTTGGCGGTAAAGAATACAAAGTACGGCATATTTTGGTAGAGAAAGAAGCCGATGCCAAAGCTCTCATTGCCAAAATCAAGGCCGGTGCAAAGTTTGGTGATCTGGCCAAGGCTAACTCCAAAGATCCGGGCTCTGCTCCTGAGGGTGGAGAGCTTGGTTGGGTAAGCGATAAGGCACTCGTTCCTGAGTTTTCTAAGGCAATGATCTCTTTGCAAAAAGGCCAGATGACCGATAAGCCTGTGAAGTCCCAATTTGGCTGGCATATTATTCAGCTCGAAGACGTACGTGATGTGAAGATACCCCCAATGGCTGAAATCAAGGAGCAGTTAAAGACAATGCTGATGCAAGATCAGGCCTGGCAAAAGGCTAAGTTCTCTGAAATGATGAAGAAGATTCGCGAGAGAGCCCGGATTGAGTAA
- the gloA gene encoding lactoylglutathione lyase produces MILHTMLRVGDIARSVDFYTRVLGMNLLRTTNREEQKYSLAFVGFGRGNEDGQAEIELTYNYGVSTYDHGSAYGHIAIAVPDVYKACEDIAAAGGTITRSAGPVQGGKTLIAFITDPDGYKIELIQR; encoded by the coding sequence ATGATTTTGCACACCATGCTGCGCGTGGGCGACATTGCCCGCTCGGTTGATTTCTACACCCGCGTATTAGGTATGAACTTACTGCGCACAACGAATCGCGAGGAGCAAAAGTACTCTCTCGCCTTTGTGGGATTTGGGCGTGGTAATGAGGATGGGCAGGCGGAGATTGAGCTCACCTATAACTACGGCGTGAGCACGTATGACCACGGTAGCGCATACGGTCATATCGCAATTGCTGTCCCCGATGTTTACAAGGCATGCGAGGATATTGCTGCTGCTGGAGGCACGATTACTCGTTCTGCCGGCCCAGTTCAGGGTGGCAAAACATTGATTGCCTTCATCACCGACCCCGATGGATACAAGATCGAACTGATTCAACGCTGA